In Aliamphritea ceti, a single window of DNA contains:
- a CDS encoding 2-hydroxyacid dehydrogenase has product MKIVFCARGEDFSEWLPVISEFLPSADCRLWSEAECSDWQADYALVWQPPEALFAHQTQLKGIINLGAGVDKLLAVAGLPEAVPILKLRDAGMAAWMTDYVRYGLLHFSRDFDRYQQQQSNNQWWSKNIDARAGWPVGILGMGAIGAQVAQQLAEDGYPVRGWSRTEKVVSGVDSFAGQDCLDEFLQGTRVLINLLPSSQHTQGLINSAVFEQLLPDAVIINAGRGEVVDSPSLIDALRKQRLRGAMLDVFEHEPLSQDSPLWSMENVLITPHIAAPTSIRDAIVQAKEYIHALGQGLPVKSVDRSLGY; this is encoded by the coding sequence ATGAAGATAGTGTTTTGCGCACGTGGCGAAGACTTTTCTGAGTGGCTGCCGGTTATATCAGAGTTTCTACCCAGTGCTGATTGTCGTCTCTGGTCTGAAGCGGAATGTTCGGATTGGCAGGCTGATTACGCACTGGTTTGGCAACCTCCGGAAGCGTTATTTGCACATCAGACCCAGTTGAAAGGCATCATTAATCTTGGTGCGGGTGTTGATAAACTTTTAGCTGTGGCGGGATTGCCTGAAGCTGTTCCTATTTTAAAATTACGTGATGCGGGCATGGCTGCGTGGATGACTGATTATGTACGTTACGGTTTGTTGCATTTTAGTCGTGATTTTGACCGTTATCAGCAGCAGCAATCAAACAATCAGTGGTGGTCAAAAAATATAGATGCTAGGGCTGGCTGGCCGGTTGGTATTCTTGGTATGGGTGCTATTGGAGCGCAGGTTGCTCAACAGCTTGCTGAAGATGGCTATCCTGTTAGAGGTTGGAGTCGTACCGAGAAGGTTGTTTCTGGTGTTGATAGCTTTGCTGGCCAGGACTGTCTGGATGAGTTTTTACAGGGAACTCGAGTATTAATAAATTTATTGCCTTCCAGTCAGCATACTCAAGGGTTAATCAATTCTGCTGTGTTTGAGCAATTACTGCCGGATGCTGTGATAATAAATGCAGGAAGGGGCGAGGTAGTAGATTCGCCTTCCTTAATTGATGCATTACGCAAGCAACGTTTACGCGGTGCAATGTTGGATGTGTTTGAGCACGAGCCGTTATCGCAGGACTCACCTCTTTGGTCAATGGAGAACGTACTCATCACACCGCACATTGCGGCCCCAACATCTATCAGGGACGCAATTGTTCAGGCAAAAGAGTATATCCATGCGTTAGGGCAGGGGCTGCCGGTTAAGTCGGTTGATCGCAGCTTAGGGTATTAA
- a CDS encoding HD domain-containing phosphohydrolase, whose amino-acid sequence MATFSLGGSLDNELFAEAYDEFLEQYRLCESSIVDLEHSPEDAELLGDLFRTVHTVKANSSMLSFAPMVVILQELENVLDLVREGQIPFSDRAGDLVLLLMDKARDFMEQYHDAQQVEYDDALYESVKAGLQKLSMAPPEMVAPLLVNIIALVDPNTSQVPLKEKHWLESFTEPSEDLSFLYNMAQACEQRVGYWQGRTDRVVKLALATNEAGGSPVDANALAASLFTHDIAMAFLPTSLLTKQSSLDEHQIKLMRQHVQVSAHLMRSMFDSQNAGTMLMQHQELFSGSGYPKGLSGNQICTGAKIIAIVHTFEAITHGHTSTSLHKRPLMRALLEISNKAGVDFDQQWVEIFMKVVREQK is encoded by the coding sequence ATGGCCACGTTCTCCCTCGGAGGCTCACTGGATAACGAACTCTTCGCTGAAGCCTATGATGAGTTTCTTGAACAATACAGACTTTGTGAATCCAGCATAGTTGACCTTGAACACTCCCCCGAAGATGCAGAATTACTGGGCGATCTGTTCCGTACCGTGCATACCGTAAAAGCTAACTCAAGCATGCTCAGCTTTGCACCTATGGTCGTTATTCTTCAAGAATTGGAAAACGTACTGGACCTTGTTCGGGAAGGCCAGATCCCCTTTTCCGACCGAGCCGGCGATCTGGTATTACTGCTTATGGATAAAGCCCGGGATTTTATGGAGCAATATCATGACGCTCAGCAGGTTGAATATGATGATGCACTCTATGAATCTGTAAAAGCAGGATTACAGAAACTCTCAATGGCACCACCTGAAATGGTCGCGCCACTGCTAGTCAATATCATTGCACTGGTGGACCCTAATACTAGCCAGGTGCCTCTTAAAGAAAAGCACTGGCTCGAAAGCTTCACCGAACCCAGTGAAGACCTCAGTTTCCTGTACAACATGGCACAAGCTTGTGAACAGCGGGTTGGATACTGGCAGGGCCGGACCGACAGAGTGGTTAAGCTGGCACTGGCAACCAATGAAGCTGGCGGCAGCCCGGTAGACGCCAATGCTTTAGCCGCCTCCCTCTTTACCCACGATATAGCCATGGCCTTCCTGCCAACCTCACTACTGACTAAGCAAAGCTCCCTTGACGAACATCAGATCAAATTAATGCGCCAGCATGTTCAGGTTTCTGCTCATCTGATGCGCTCAATGTTCGATTCGCAAAATGCCGGAACAATGCTAATGCAGCATCAGGAGCTATTCAGTGGCAGTGGCTACCCTAAAGGACTTAGCGGTAATCAAATTTGCACTGGTGCTAAAATCATTGCCATAGTTCACACCTTTGAAGCAATCACTCACGGACACACCAGCACCTCGTTGCACAAACGGCCACTGATGCGGGCCTTACTGGAAATAAGTAATAAGGCCGGTGTCGATTTCGACCAGCAATGGGTCGAAATATTTATGAAAGTGGTACGCGAGCAAAAATAG
- a CDS encoding co-chaperone GroES, whose translation MKIRPLHDRVVVRRKEEEATTASGIVLPGSATEKPNQGEVVAVGNGRITNAGEIQALTVQVGDQVIFGQYAGSNVVKVDGEELLVMSESEIFGVLEA comes from the coding sequence ATGAAAATTCGTCCACTACACGACCGTGTTGTTGTTCGCCGTAAAGAAGAAGAAGCAACTACTGCTTCAGGTATCGTTTTACCAGGTTCTGCAACTGAAAAGCCTAACCAGGGCGAAGTAGTTGCTGTTGGTAACGGCCGCATAACCAATGCTGGTGAAATTCAGGCTTTGACAGTTCAAGTTGGTGATCAGGTTATTTTCGGTCAGTACGCAGGTTCTAACGTTGTTAAAGTTGACGGCGAAGAACTGCTGGTAATGAGCGAAAGCGAAATTTTTGGTGTTCTAGAAGCGTAA
- a CDS encoding FxsA family protein yields the protein MRFIFLLFIIVPIIEITLLINVGQAIGAWNTVGLVLLSAFIGVNMLRYQGFATLRRAQGRMATGEMPGREMVEGIVLAVGGALLLTPGFVTDVIGFLCLIPFTRQRFADLVMSKVTLINPTQGFHHHAGPGNFHHADPRDSSTLNKGDVIDGEYRRED from the coding sequence ATGCGTTTTATATTTTTGCTGTTCATCATAGTGCCAATTATAGAGATTACCCTGCTGATTAATGTAGGTCAGGCAATCGGTGCCTGGAATACTGTTGGCCTGGTGTTGTTGTCCGCATTTATTGGGGTAAACATGTTGCGATATCAGGGGTTTGCTACGCTACGTCGTGCACAGGGCCGAATGGCGACTGGTGAAATGCCTGGCCGTGAAATGGTGGAAGGGATTGTGTTGGCCGTAGGTGGGGCGCTTTTACTCACGCCTGGCTTTGTGACAGACGTGATTGGGTTTCTGTGTCTGATTCCGTTTACCCGTCAGCGTTTTGCTGATTTGGTCATGAGTAAGGTGACGCTGATCAACCCTACACAGGGTTTTCATCATCATGCTGGTCCTGGTAATTTCCACCATGCTGATCCCCGTGATTCATCGACTTTGAATAAAGGTGATGTGATTGACGGCGAATACCGACGGGAAGACTGA
- a CDS encoding 3-keto-5-aminohexanoate cleavage protein — translation MPLQPNTKPFITCAVTGSGGSQDRSPHVPRSPEQIANDCIDAAKAGAAIVHCHVREPDTGKPSRRIELYRELTERVRDAEVDVVLNLTAGMGGDMVFGNPESPLPLNEASTDMVGATERMEHVRQCLPEICTLDCGTMNFAEADYVMTNTPGMLRAMGQMMTDLGVRPEIEAFDTGHLWLAKQLVSEGIIEDPVMIQLCMGIPWGAPDDLNTFMAMINNIPESWTFSAFSIGRNQMPFAAAAMLAGGNVRVGLEDNLWLGKGQLATNAQLVEKAATIVTNMGATLMTPAEVREKMQLTKRAPLAL, via the coding sequence ATGCCTTTACAACCGAACACTAAGCCTTTTATTACCTGCGCCGTTACCGGTTCTGGCGGAAGCCAAGATCGCTCACCACACGTGCCACGTAGTCCTGAGCAAATTGCAAATGATTGTATTGATGCAGCCAAAGCAGGTGCAGCCATCGTTCACTGCCATGTCCGTGAACCTGACACGGGCAAACCAAGTCGTCGCATAGAGCTATACCGTGAACTGACAGAACGGGTCAGGGATGCTGAAGTCGATGTTGTGCTGAACCTGACAGCAGGCATGGGTGGTGACATGGTATTCGGTAACCCTGAATCACCTCTTCCGCTGAATGAGGCTTCCACTGATATGGTAGGCGCTACTGAGCGAATGGAACATGTACGCCAGTGCCTTCCTGAAATCTGTACTCTGGATTGCGGCACCATGAACTTTGCCGAAGCAGATTACGTGATGACAAATACTCCAGGCATGCTTCGCGCAATGGGTCAGATGATGACTGACCTCGGTGTTCGCCCTGAAATTGAAGCCTTTGATACCGGACACCTTTGGCTGGCCAAGCAACTGGTATCTGAAGGTATTATTGAAGATCCGGTAATGATCCAGCTATGTATGGGTATCCCATGGGGCGCACCGGATGATCTAAACACCTTTATGGCAATGATCAACAATATTCCGGAAAGCTGGACCTTCTCTGCTTTCTCTATTGGCCGCAACCAAATGCCATTTGCTGCCGCTGCAATGCTAGCTGGCGGAAACGTTCGTGTCGGCCTGGAAGACAACCTATGGTTAGGCAAAGGGCAATTGGCAACTAACGCCCAGCTGGTAGAAAAAGCAGCCACTATCGTAACAAACATGGGCGCCACTCTGATGACCCCTGCTGAAGTACGGGAAAAAATGCAGCTAACTAAACGTGCCCCACTGGCACTGTAA
- a CDS encoding carnitine 3-dehydrogenase, whose translation MNKIAACIGGGVIGGGWVARFLLHGWDVRLFDPAPDAERKVNEVIANARRALPALADVPMPAEGTLTLCSTLEEAVSEAQWIQESVPERLELKHKVMASIQAACRSDAIIGSSTSGFKPSELQENAANPGQIMVAHPFNPVYLVPLVEVVPSQACSPYQVTSAKQILDGIGMKPLVVRKEIDAHIADRLLEAVWREGLWLIKDDIATTEEIDDAIRFGFGLRWAQMGLFETYRIAGGEAGMAHFIGQFGPALAWPWTKLMDVPELTDELIQKIADQSDAQSGMYDLRQLEQIRDDNLVGIMRVQKNADWGVGAMLREHDQRLKAMSPAQAQPEISAEPLQMFSGKVLPAWIDYNGHMNEANYLRVFSDATDNFMAFIGVNDAYIQAGQSYYTVETHIRHLDDIKLGQGIEVRTQLISQSAKKMHLFHFMYNRETGALIATGEHMLLHVDINAGKTCPATDYVQTRLTAIFDSHSDLAVPEGAGNAIGKK comes from the coding sequence ATGAATAAGATTGCAGCCTGTATAGGCGGTGGAGTTATCGGTGGCGGCTGGGTCGCCCGTTTTCTGTTACATGGCTGGGACGTACGCCTGTTTGATCCGGCACCAGATGCTGAGCGTAAAGTTAACGAAGTCATTGCCAACGCTCGCCGCGCCCTTCCCGCACTGGCCGATGTACCAATGCCAGCTGAAGGCACACTGACACTCTGCTCTACTCTGGAAGAAGCCGTCAGCGAAGCACAGTGGATTCAGGAAAGCGTTCCTGAACGCCTGGAGCTGAAACATAAAGTGATGGCCTCTATTCAGGCAGCCTGCCGCAGTGATGCCATCATAGGCTCTTCAACTTCTGGTTTTAAACCATCGGAACTGCAGGAAAACGCTGCAAATCCGGGACAAATAATGGTGGCACATCCATTTAATCCGGTATACCTGGTACCACTGGTTGAAGTTGTGCCCAGCCAGGCCTGCAGCCCTTATCAGGTTACTAGTGCCAAACAGATTCTTGATGGCATCGGCATGAAGCCTCTGGTTGTTCGCAAGGAAATCGACGCTCATATTGCTGACCGTCTGCTAGAAGCAGTCTGGCGGGAAGGCTTATGGCTGATTAAAGATGATATCGCGACCACCGAAGAAATTGACGATGCTATTCGTTTCGGCTTTGGTTTACGCTGGGCACAGATGGGTTTATTTGAAACCTACCGTATTGCCGGCGGTGAAGCCGGTATGGCTCACTTCATCGGTCAGTTCGGTCCTGCCCTTGCGTGGCCATGGACCAAACTGATGGATGTACCGGAACTGACTGATGAACTAATCCAGAAAATTGCTGATCAGTCAGATGCCCAGTCAGGTATGTACGACCTTCGCCAGCTAGAACAAATTCGTGATGACAACCTGGTTGGCATAATGCGGGTACAAAAAAACGCCGACTGGGGGGTAGGAGCTATGCTGCGCGAGCATGACCAACGTCTCAAAGCTATGTCTCCGGCTCAGGCGCAGCCTGAAATTAGTGCAGAGCCTCTGCAAATGTTCAGCGGCAAAGTACTTCCTGCCTGGATCGATTACAACGGTCACATGAACGAAGCCAATTATCTGCGGGTCTTCAGTGATGCTACCGATAATTTCATGGCCTTTATAGGCGTCAATGATGCATATATACAGGCAGGCCAAAGTTACTACACAGTAGAAACTCATATTCGCCATCTGGACGACATTAAACTGGGGCAAGGTATTGAAGTACGCACTCAGCTAATCTCGCAGAGTGCTAAAAAAATGCACTTATTCCACTTTATGTACAACCGTGAAACCGGAGCTTTAATTGCCACTGGCGAACATATGCTGCTTCATGTCGATATTAATGCAGGCAAAACCTGCCCTGCTACCGATTATGTACAGACCAGACTGACAGCTATATTTGACAGCCATTCTGATTTAGCTGTACCTGAAGGTGCAGGTAATGCGATTGGCAAGAAATAG
- the groL gene encoding chaperonin GroEL (60 kDa chaperone family; promotes refolding of misfolded polypeptides especially under stressful conditions; forms two stacked rings of heptamers to form a barrel-shaped 14mer; ends can be capped by GroES; misfolded proteins enter the barrel where they are refolded when GroES binds) has product MSKEVLFGNDARQRMLAGVNILADAVKTTLGPKGRNVVLDKAFGAPTVTKDGVSVAKEIELSDKFENMGAQMVKEVASQANDVAGDGTTTATVLAQAIVNEGLKSVAAGMNPMDLKRGIDKAAAAVVEQLKAMAVPCADTKSIAQVGTISANADVQVGDIIAEAMERVGKEGVITVEEGTGLENELDVVEGMQFDRGYLSPYFINNQDSMSVDLENPFMLIVDKKVSNIRDLLPILEQVAKSSRPLLIIAEDVEGEALATLVVNNMRGIVKVAAVKAPGFGDRRKAMLEDIATLTGGTVISEEVGLNLEGASLEQLGQAKRVSITKENTTIVDGVGEATAIENRVNQIRAQMEETSSDYDREKLQERVAKLAGGVAVIKVGAATEVEMKEKKARVEDALHATRAAVEEGVIPGGGVALIRAMDKVGVLKGENHDQSVGVELAFRALEAPLRQIVGNAGAEGSVIVANIREKGEGNFGYNAASGEYGDMLAMGILDPAKVTRSALQAAASVAGLMITTEAMIADAPAEGGAAGGMPDMGGMGGMGGMGGMM; this is encoded by the coding sequence ATGTCTAAAGAAGTATTGTTTGGTAATGACGCGCGTCAGCGCATGCTGGCTGGTGTTAACATTCTGGCAGACGCTGTAAAAACAACTCTGGGGCCTAAAGGTCGTAACGTTGTTCTGGATAAAGCATTCGGCGCGCCAACAGTCACTAAAGATGGTGTATCTGTTGCGAAAGAAATCGAACTGAGCGACAAGTTCGAGAACATGGGCGCTCAGATGGTTAAGGAAGTTGCTTCCCAGGCCAACGATGTTGCCGGTGACGGTACAACTACTGCTACAGTTCTGGCTCAGGCTATCGTTAACGAAGGTCTGAAATCAGTTGCTGCTGGCATGAACCCAATGGATCTGAAGCGCGGTATCGATAAAGCTGCTGCTGCCGTTGTTGAACAGCTGAAAGCAATGGCTGTACCTTGTGCAGATACCAAGTCTATTGCTCAGGTAGGTACTATCTCAGCTAACGCTGACGTACAGGTTGGTGACATCATTGCTGAAGCTATGGAGCGTGTAGGTAAAGAAGGTGTTATCACCGTTGAAGAAGGTACCGGTCTGGAGAATGAACTGGACGTAGTAGAAGGTATGCAGTTTGACCGCGGTTACCTGTCTCCTTACTTCATCAACAACCAGGACAGCATGAGCGTTGATCTGGAAAACCCATTCATGCTGATCGTGGATAAGAAAGTTTCTAATATCCGTGATCTGCTGCCAATCCTGGAACAGGTTGCTAAGTCTTCCCGTCCATTGCTGATCATCGCAGAAGATGTTGAAGGCGAAGCGCTGGCGACTCTGGTTGTTAACAACATGCGCGGTATCGTTAAAGTTGCTGCTGTTAAAGCGCCTGGCTTCGGCGATCGTCGTAAGGCAATGCTGGAAGATATCGCAACTCTGACTGGCGGTACTGTAATTTCTGAAGAAGTTGGTCTGAACCTGGAGGGTGCTTCTCTGGAGCAACTGGGTCAGGCGAAGCGTGTTTCTATCACTAAAGAAAACACGACTATTGTTGACGGTGTTGGCGAAGCTACAGCTATCGAAAACCGTGTTAACCAGATTCGTGCACAGATGGAAGAAACTTCTTCTGATTATGACCGTGAGAAGCTGCAGGAACGCGTTGCTAAGCTGGCTGGCGGTGTTGCAGTTATCAAGGTAGGTGCTGCGACTGAAGTTGAAATGAAAGAGAAGAAAGCACGTGTTGAAGATGCTCTGCATGCAACCCGCGCTGCTGTAGAAGAAGGTGTTATCCCTGGTGGTGGTGTTGCCCTGATCCGTGCAATGGATAAGGTTGGCGTACTGAAAGGTGAAAACCACGACCAGAGCGTTGGTGTTGAGTTGGCTTTCCGTGCTCTGGAAGCACCACTGCGCCAGATCGTTGGTAACGCCGGTGCAGAAGGTTCTGTAATCGTTGCGAACATCCGTGAGAAGGGCGAAGGTAATTTCGGTTACAACGCTGCTTCTGGCGAATACGGCGACATGCTGGCGATGGGTATCCTGGACCCAGCTAAAGTTACCCGTTCTGCATTACAGGCTGCTGCTTCTGTTGCAGGCCTGATGATCACTACTGAAGCGATGATAGCTGATGCGCCTGCTGAAGGCGGTGCTGCTGGTGGCATGCCTGATATGGGTGGCATGGGCGGTATGGGTGGCATGGGCGGCATGATGTAA
- a CDS encoding SDR family oxidoreductase — MELKDKVIVITGGGRGLGRAMALQVAAKGAKLALVDLDQQGLDETIGLCMELGTEARGYIANIAEEDAVTELFNDIAEDFGAIHGLVNNAGITRDGLFIKVKDGKVVSKMSLDNWNLVMDVNLTGTFLCGREAAIKMIELGCEGCIINISSISRNGNMGQTNYTATKAGVQAMAVTWAKELARYSIRAASIAPGYIGTEMVMSMKPEALEKIAAGIPAKRLGKPEEIASTVAFILENDYVNGRCIEVDGALRI; from the coding sequence ATGGAATTAAAAGATAAAGTAATTGTTATCACCGGTGGTGGCAGAGGCCTTGGTCGTGCAATGGCACTCCAGGTTGCAGCTAAAGGCGCTAAGCTGGCGCTTGTCGATCTTGATCAACAAGGTCTGGATGAAACCATTGGACTCTGCATGGAACTCGGTACTGAAGCCCGTGGTTATATTGCTAACATCGCTGAAGAAGATGCAGTTACCGAACTCTTTAATGATATCGCTGAAGATTTTGGTGCCATCCACGGCCTGGTAAACAATGCAGGTATTACCCGGGATGGCCTGTTCATCAAAGTTAAAGATGGCAAGGTCGTCAGCAAAATGAGCCTGGACAACTGGAATCTGGTTATGGATGTTAACCTGACGGGCACTTTCCTGTGTGGCCGTGAAGCAGCCATTAAAATGATTGAGCTGGGTTGCGAAGGATGCATCATTAACATCTCCTCTATTTCACGTAACGGCAACATGGGCCAGACTAACTACACAGCAACGAAAGCTGGCGTTCAGGCTATGGCTGTTACCTGGGCAAAAGAACTTGCGCGCTATAGTATCCGTGCAGCATCAATTGCTCCCGGTTATATCGGCACAGAAATGGTCATGAGTATGAAACCTGAAGCGCTGGAAAAAATTGCCGCAGGCATTCCAGCCAAGCGCCTTGGCAAGCCTGAAGAAATAGCCAGTACTGTCGCTTTTATTCTGGAAAACGACTACGTCAACGGCCGGTGTATTGAAGTGGATGGTGCACTGCGCATCTAA